In a genomic window of Sphingomonas koreensis:
- a CDS encoding sulfite exporter TauE/SafE family protein, with protein sequence MGALSIVAALASGGLVGLVLGLVGGGGSILAVPLLVYVVGIGSAHAAIGTAAVAVTANALASLAGHARAGRVKWRCAAVFAASGMIGAALGAELGKAIDGERLLSLFGLLMVGVGLSMLRRRRAAEVPDVRLTRESAATLLPRLVPIGLTVGLAAGFFGIGGGFLIVPGLMLATAMPLPYAIGTSLVVVSALGLTTATSYAASGLVDWTVTALLVAGGVGGTIFGIWLGRLFAARKGVLEKGFAGVVVAVGAYVVLSTL encoded by the coding sequence ATGGGCGCCCTCTCGATCGTTGCGGCGCTGGCATCGGGCGGACTGGTCGGCCTCGTGCTCGGCCTTGTCGGCGGCGGCGGATCTATCCTCGCGGTGCCGCTCCTGGTCTACGTGGTCGGCATCGGTTCGGCACACGCAGCGATCGGCACGGCCGCCGTCGCGGTGACGGCGAACGCGCTTGCCAGCCTAGCAGGACACGCCCGCGCCGGCCGGGTGAAGTGGCGTTGCGCCGCCGTGTTCGCCGCATCCGGGATGATCGGTGCGGCACTCGGCGCCGAACTGGGCAAGGCAATCGACGGCGAGCGGTTGCTCTCGCTCTTTGGGCTGCTGATGGTCGGCGTGGGCCTGTCGATGCTCCGCAGGCGGAGAGCCGCCGAGGTGCCTGACGTGCGCCTCACGCGCGAAAGCGCCGCAACACTCCTGCCGCGACTCGTGCCGATCGGGCTCACCGTAGGGCTCGCCGCCGGCTTCTTTGGGATCGGAGGCGGTTTTCTGATCGTGCCGGGACTGATGCTCGCGACAGCGATGCCTTTGCCCTACGCCATCGGCACGTCGCTGGTCGTCGTCAGTGCGCTTGGCCTGACGACCGCCACTTCCTATGCCGCATCCGGGCTGGTCGACTGGACGGTGACCGCGCTGCTGGTGGCCGGCGGCGTGGGCGGAACGATCTTCGGCATCTGGCTGGGGCGTTTGTTCGCCGCCCGCAAGGGTGTCCTTGAAAAGGGATTCGCGGGCGTCGTTGTTGCGGTCGGTGCCTACGTCGTCCTGTCCACCCTTTGA
- the recJ gene encoding single-stranded-DNA-specific exonuclease RecJ encodes MTPVLNVHSSILGQPWRWRGLAADARDPGFAPDDLVTQLLLTRGCAREELEAHRSPSIRAFMPDPSIFRDMDRAAERLADSVERREAVTIFGDYDVDGATSAALLIRLLRDLGLDPRAYIPDRLMEGYGPSGEALVRLKREGADLIVTVDCGAMAFDALAEARDAGAEVIVVDHHKCASELPVALALVNPNRLDEDEGRQHGHLAAVGVAWLLGAALVRVLRGRGFFANRAEPKLLDLLDIVALGTVADVAALKGLNRAFVAQGLKVMAQRRNTGMNALIEASRLTRAPTATDLGFALGPRINAGGRVGKSDLGVRLLTTEDADEARGIAEELNRLNEERRAIEAEVQQSAEAIEAEGAVAVVAARGWHPGVIGIVAGRLKERLGRPAIVIAIGEDGIGKGSGRSIAGVDLGAAILAAKEAGLLIAGGGHAMAAGVTIAEDQIPALVAFLDEKLAETVERAAGERALLLDAVLAPGGVNPALVNAMEAGGPYGMGWPAPRVAAGPVRIIKCDVVGNGHVRAIVAGEDGRSIKCVAFRSADTPLGLALLGAPRDRRLWIAGRAKIDDWGARPAAEIHIEDAAWVE; translated from the coding sequence ATGACTCCCGTGCTCAACGTCCACAGCTCGATCCTCGGCCAGCCCTGGCGCTGGCGAGGCCTCGCCGCGGACGCGCGCGACCCCGGCTTCGCACCCGACGATCTGGTGACCCAGCTGCTGCTCACCCGCGGCTGCGCGCGCGAAGAGCTGGAGGCGCATCGAAGCCCCAGCATCCGCGCCTTCATGCCCGACCCGTCGATCTTCCGTGACATGGACCGGGCGGCGGAACGGCTCGCCGATTCGGTCGAGCGGCGCGAGGCGGTGACGATCTTCGGCGACTATGACGTCGACGGCGCCACCTCCGCCGCGCTGTTGATCCGCCTGCTGCGCGATCTCGGCCTCGATCCGCGCGCGTACATCCCCGATCGGCTGATGGAGGGCTATGGCCCGTCGGGCGAAGCGCTGGTGCGGCTGAAGCGTGAAGGTGCCGACCTGATCGTCACGGTCGATTGCGGCGCAATGGCGTTCGACGCGCTCGCCGAAGCGCGCGATGCAGGCGCTGAAGTGATCGTGGTGGATCACCACAAATGCGCATCGGAACTGCCGGTCGCGCTGGCGCTGGTGAACCCCAACCGGCTCGACGAGGATGAAGGGCGCCAGCATGGCCATCTCGCCGCGGTCGGCGTCGCCTGGCTGCTTGGCGCCGCGCTGGTGCGCGTGCTGCGCGGGCGCGGTTTCTTCGCGAACCGCGCGGAACCCAAGCTGCTCGACCTGCTCGATATCGTGGCGCTGGGCACCGTGGCGGACGTCGCCGCGCTCAAGGGGCTGAACCGGGCCTTCGTGGCGCAGGGCCTCAAGGTCATGGCGCAGCGCCGCAATACCGGCATGAACGCGCTGATCGAGGCGAGCCGCCTGACCCGCGCACCGACCGCGACCGATCTCGGCTTCGCGCTCGGGCCGCGGATCAACGCGGGTGGCCGCGTCGGCAAGTCCGACCTGGGCGTGCGACTGCTCACCACCGAGGACGCCGACGAGGCACGCGGGATCGCCGAGGAACTGAACCGTCTCAACGAGGAACGCCGCGCGATCGAGGCGGAGGTGCAGCAGTCGGCCGAGGCGATCGAGGCCGAGGGCGCGGTCGCCGTGGTCGCCGCGCGCGGCTGGCATCCGGGCGTGATCGGCATCGTCGCGGGGCGGCTCAAGGAACGGCTCGGCCGCCCCGCGATCGTCATCGCGATCGGCGAAGACGGGATCGGCAAGGGCTCCGGTCGCTCGATCGCGGGGGTCGATCTCGGCGCGGCGATCCTTGCCGCAAAGGAAGCCGGGCTGCTGATCGCGGGCGGCGGGCACGCAATGGCGGCCGGCGTCACGATCGCCGAGGATCAGATCCCCGCGCTCGTCGCCTTTCTGGATGAAAAGCTCGCCGAGACGGTCGAGCGCGCCGCGGGGGAACGCGCGCTGCTGCTCGACGCGGTGCTCGCGCCCGGCGGGGTCAATCCGGCTCTGGTCAATGCGATGGAAGCGGGCGGCCCCTATGGCATGGGCTGGCCCGCCCCCCGCGTCGCCGCCGGCCCGGTACGCATCATCAAGTGCGACGTGGTCGGCAACGGCCATGTCAGGGCAATCGTTGCAGGCGAGGATGGGCGCAGCATCAAGTGCGTCGCCTTCCGTTCCGCCGACACGCCGCTCGGCCTGGCCCTGCTCGGCGCCCCGCGCGACCGGCGGCTCTGGATCGCGGGCCGCGCAAAGATCGACGACTGGGGCGCCCGCCCGGCGGCTGAAATCCACATCGAAGACGCCGCCTGGGTAGAATAG
- a CDS encoding MFS transporter — protein MNESSGEAGTRQRLKSILGGSAGNLVEWYDWYAYAAFTLYFAPHFFPKGDQTTQLLNTAAVFAVGFLMRPIGGWLMGVYADKYGRKAGLTLSVSLMCAGSLLIAVTPGYETIGALAPALLVFARLMQGLSIGGEYGASATYLSEMAGRKRRGFFSSFQYVTLISGQLIALGVLLILQASMSEAALESWGWRIPFFIGGALAVIVFWLRRGLSETQSFENAKAEGRKTGALALLREHPGEFLLVMALTAGGTLAFYAYSIYLQKFLVNTSGFDRETASEINAAALFVFMCIQPLAGALSDRIGRKPLMIGFGVLGVLCTYPIFTALEQVSSAWAAFGLMLGALVIVTGYTSINAVVKAELFPAHIRTLGVALPYALANAIFGGTAEYVALWFKDQGMERGFYWYVTGMIGISLIVYLRMRDTRTHSKILED, from the coding sequence ATGAACGAAAGCAGCGGCGAAGCCGGCACGCGCCAGCGTCTCAAATCGATCCTGGGCGGATCGGCGGGCAATCTGGTCGAGTGGTATGACTGGTATGCCTATGCCGCCTTCACCCTCTATTTCGCTCCGCATTTCTTCCCCAAGGGCGATCAGACCACCCAGCTGCTGAACACCGCCGCGGTGTTCGCGGTCGGCTTCCTGATGCGGCCGATCGGCGGCTGGCTGATGGGTGTCTATGCCGACAAATATGGCCGCAAGGCGGGGCTGACGCTGTCAGTTTCGCTGATGTGCGCAGGGTCGCTGCTGATCGCGGTCACGCCCGGCTACGAGACGATCGGCGCCCTTGCGCCTGCGCTGCTCGTGTTCGCTCGCCTGATGCAGGGGCTGTCGATCGGCGGCGAATATGGCGCCAGCGCGACCTATCTGTCGGAGATGGCGGGCAGGAAGCGCCGCGGCTTCTTCTCCAGCTTCCAATATGTCACGCTGATCTCGGGCCAGCTCATCGCGCTCGGCGTGCTGCTGATCCTGCAGGCGTCGATGAGCGAGGCGGCGCTGGAGAGCTGGGGCTGGCGTATTCCCTTCTTCATCGGCGGCGCGCTGGCGGTGATCGTCTTCTGGCTGCGGCGCGGACTTTCGGAAACGCAGAGCTTCGAGAATGCCAAGGCCGAGGGGCGCAAGACCGGCGCGCTGGCGCTGCTCAGGGAGCATCCGGGCGAGTTCCTGCTGGTGATGGCGCTCACCGCCGGCGGCACGCTCGCCTTCTACGCCTATTCGATCTACCTCCAGAAGTTCCTGGTCAACACCTCGGGTTTCGATCGCGAGACCGCGTCCGAGATCAACGCCGCGGCGCTGTTCGTGTTCATGTGCATCCAGCCACTCGCAGGCGCCCTTTCCGACCGGATCGGGCGCAAGCCGCTGATGATCGGCTTCGGCGTGCTGGGCGTGCTCTGCACCTATCCGATCTTTACCGCGCTGGAGCAGGTGAGCAGCGCCTGGGCGGCGTTCGGCCTGATGCTCGGCGCGCTGGTGATCGTCACCGGCTACACCTCGATCAACGCGGTGGTGAAGGCCGAGCTGTTCCCCGCGCATATCCGCACGCTCGGCGTCGCCCTGCCCTATGCGCTGGCCAATGCGATCTTCGGCGGCACCGCGGAATATGTCGCCTTGTGGTTCAAGGATCAGGGGATGGAGCGCGGCTTCTACTGGTATGTGACCGGAATGATCGGCATTTCGCTCATCGTCTATCTGCGCATGCGCGACACCCGGACGCACAGCAAGATCCTGGAGGATTGA
- a CDS encoding PIG-L deacetylase family protein yields the protein MRPRIGHPRVALIVAPHPDDELIGTAGLIVSLLRRGTDVHVAVVTDGAASHPNSRKWPRRRLIAARQMETRHALRRLGVMRGSIHFLGLPDGGTSVDDCRRVLARQIRRLPRLDLIAGPTRDDAHPDHQAVAIALETTGKHLQLLGYRVWPPQPLRRGPLTTLPVSSAAKRSLIRVHYTQLGHIRDDPEGFEIKPRELDAFSRPLERYVSLR from the coding sequence GTGAGGCCGCGTATCGGCCATCCGCGCGTGGCGCTGATCGTCGCACCGCATCCCGACGACGAGCTGATCGGCACCGCCGGGTTGATCGTCTCGCTCCTGCGCCGGGGCACGGACGTGCATGTCGCAGTGGTGACCGACGGGGCAGCGTCGCACCCGAACAGCCGCAAATGGCCCCGCCGCCGGCTGATCGCGGCGCGGCAGATGGAAACCCGACACGCGCTCCGCCGGCTGGGGGTAATGCGCGGGTCCATCCATTTCCTGGGCCTGCCCGATGGCGGCACCAGCGTGGACGATTGCCGCCGCGTCCTTGCCCGGCAGATCCGCCGCCTGCCGCGGCTCGACCTGATCGCAGGGCCGACGCGGGACGATGCGCACCCCGATCACCAGGCCGTCGCCATCGCGCTCGAAACGACGGGCAAGCACCTGCAGCTGCTCGGCTACCGGGTGTGGCCGCCGCAGCCGCTCCGGCGTGGCCCCCTCACCACCCTGCCGGTCAGCTCCGCCGCCAAGCGCTCGCTGATCCGCGTTCACTATACCCAGCTGGGCCATATCCGTGACGACCCAGAAGGATTCGAGATCAAGCCCCGCGAGCTGGATGCCTTCTCGAGGCCGCTGGAACGCTATGTCTCGCTGCGATGA